Proteins from one Triplophysa dalaica isolate WHDGS20190420 chromosome 6, ASM1584641v1, whole genome shotgun sequence genomic window:
- the rapgef4b gene encoding rap guanine nucleotide exchange factor 4-like isoform X1: protein MVAVHPSAQSVASSEWIICLDKRPSERSGEDVDIILARLKGVNAFERFHPNLLQQICMCGFYEYLEKGITLYRQGDIGTSWYAVLSGSLDVKVSETANHQDAVTICTLGVGTAFGESILDNTPRHATIVSRENSELLRIEQREFKSLWEKYRQCMAALLAPPYGAMDSGTANERMPDKDNTDPLNFMSKNLNKVPSEKILRAEKVLRNAILARAPHMIRDRKYHLKTYRQCCVGTELVDWLLQQSSCVHSRGHAVGMWQVFLEEGVLNHVDHELNFQDKYLFYRFLDDEEEDGVLPSDDEKREAEEELQETLLFLSQIGPDAHMRMILRKPPGQRTAEDLEIIYDELLHIKALSHLSNTVKRELASVLIFESHAKAGTVLFNQGEEGTSWYIIQKGSVNVVIYGKGVVCTLHEGDDFGKLALVNDAPRAASIVLREDNCHFLRVDKEDFNRILRDVEANTVRLKEHDQDVLVLQKSLRPSGHGNIPVHFKYTVMSGTPEKILEHLLETMRLDIHFSEPDPALDDFVLMHCVFMPNSQLCPALLSHYHSQASQGSEQERLDYAVASKRRVLSLALRWAALQGHHLLEDDTMIGFLEELHGFVSNDARVLRPLKELLPDLEKIVKQYPDDARTSQKKHKVLLRQFSSGEERLVKKQPIRSFDDILLKVYCSDHTYTTIRVSVLATGREVISAVTDKLGSSEELLLINLSGSGEKQILKPNDVSVFQSLGVNGRLFVCSREQLDLLNPLPEQEGPSTGSMSSFELMSSKDLAFQMTQYDWELFSCVHEYELVYHTFSRQAYRRSTANLELFLKRFNQVQLWVVTEVCLCATLSKRVQLLKKFIKIAAHCREFKNLNSFFAIIMGMCNLAVSRLGQTWEKLPSKFKKFYAEFESLLDPSRNHRAYRLTVAKMEPPIIPFMPLLIKDMTFTNEGNRTFIDGLVNFEKMRLIANTVRAAKHCRSQPFNAEASLASKNPQDVRNYVRQLSVIDNQRRLSQLSFKLEPRRG from the exons ATGGTGGCGGTGCACCCCTCAGCGCAGTCCGTGGCCTCCTCCGAGTGGATCATCTGCCTAGATAAGAG GCCATCAGAACGCTCAGGGGAGGACGTGGACATCATTCTGGCTCGACTGAAGGGGGTCAACGCCTTCGAGAGGTTTCACCCCAACCTGCTGCAGCAGATCTGCATGTGTGGCTTCTATGAATACCTGGAGAAAGGCATCACCT TGTATCGACAGGGTGATATTGGTACCAGCTGGTACGCGGTTCTGTCTGGTTCACTGGATGTGAAGGTGTCGGAGACGGCCAACCATCAG GACGCTGTAACAATCTGTACTTTAGGGGTTGGGACAGCGTTTGGAGAATCGATCCTGGATAACACCCCCCGGCATGCCACCATCGTCAGCCGAGAAAACAGCGAACTTCTGCGCATCGAACAGAGGGAGTTCAAGAGCCTGTGGGAG aaaTACAGGCAGTGTATGGCCGCACTTCTCGCCCCGCCGTACGGAGCCATGGATAGCGGCACTGCTAATGAAA GAATGCCAGACAAGGACAACACAGACCCTCttaattttatgtcaaaaaacCTCAACAAG GTCCCATCAGAAAAGATCCTGAGGGCAGAGAAAGTCTTACGTAATGCTATACTGGCCAGAGCTCCTCACATGATCAGAGACAgaaaatatcatcttaaaacctacag gcAGTGTTGTGTCGGCACTGAGCTGGTGGACTGGCTGCTTCAGCAGAGCTCATGTGTTCACAGTCGAGGTCATGCTGTGGGAATGTGGCAGGTATTTCTGGAGGAAGGAGTCTTAAACCACG TCGACCACGAGCTGAACTTTCAGGATAAGTACCTCTTTTATCGTTTCCTcgatgatgaggaggaggatggCGTGTTGCCTAGCGACGACGAGAAGCGTGAAGCTGAGGAGGAACTGCAGGAGAcactcctcttcctctctcagATCGGCCCTGATGCACACATGCGGATGATCCTCAGGAAACC GCCAGGTCAAAGAACCGCTGAAGATCTTGAGATCATATATGATGAACTGCTGCATATCAAAGCGCTCTCTCATCTCTCGAACACT GTGAAGAGAGAGCTCGCTAGCGTCCTTATCTTCGAGTCACATGCCAAAGCAGGCACTGTCT tgtttaaTCAGGGGGAGGAAGGCACGTCATGGTACATTATCCAGAAGGGATCTGTTAATGTTGTTATATACGGCAAG gGTGTGGTGTGTACATTACATGAAGGAGATGATTTTGGCAAACTGGCCCTGGTGAACGACGCCCCCCGCGCTGCCTCCATCGTCCTGAGAGAGGACAACTGCCACTTTCTGAGAGTGGACAAAGAGGACTTCAACCGAATACTCAGG GATGTTGAAGCAAACACAGTGCGTCTGAAGGAGCATGACCAGGATGTTCTTGTGTTGCAAAAGAGTCTCCGGCCCTCCGGCCATGGAAACATACCTGTCCACTTCAA GTACACTGTGATGTCTGGCACTCCAGAGAAGATTCTGGAGCATCTTCTGGAGACAATGCGACTGGACATTCATTTCTCTGAACCGG ATCCGGCTCTGGATGACTTTGTGCTCATGCACTGTGTCTTCATGCCCAACAGTCAGCTGTGTCCTGCCCTCCTGTCTCA CTATCACTCTCAGGCTTCTCAGGGCTCAGAGCAGGAGCGTCTAGACTACGCCGTGGCCAGCAAGAGACGGGTGCTCAGTCTGGCTCTTCGCTGGGCTGCCCTGCAGGGCCACCATCTGCTGGAGGACGACACAATGATCGGCTTTCTGGAG GAGCTGCACGGGTTCGTATCGAATGATGCAAGAGTTTTGCGTCCGCTGAAGGAGCTTCTGCCCGACCTGGAGAAGATTGTTAAGCAGTA TCCAGATGATGCAAGAACTTCTCAAAAAAAG CATAAAGTTCTCCTGAGACAGTTCAGCTCTGGGGAAGAGAGGCTCGTGAAAAAgcaaccaatcaggagctttgATGACA TACTCTTAAAGGTTTACTGCAGTGACCACACGTACACCACCATCCGCGTTTCTGTGTTGGCCACGGGGAGAGAGGTCATCTCCGCAGTGACGGATAAACTGGGATCCAGTGAGGAGCTGCTCTTAATAAACCTCAGCGGATCTGGAG AAAAGCAGATTTTAAAGCCCAATGACGTGTCAGTGTTCCAGTCGCTGGGAGTGAATGGACGACTGTTTGTCTGCTCCAGAGAACAGCTCGACTTACTG AATCCTCTTCCAGAGCAAGAGGGTCCGTCCACAGGGTCTATGTCCAGTTTTGAGCTGATGAGTTCTAAAGATCTGGCCTTCCAGATGACTCAGTACGACTGGGAACTTTTCAGCTGCGTGCATGAG TACGAGCTGGTGTATCACACATTCAGCCGTCAAGCATACAGGCGCTCCACGGCCAATCTGGAGCTGTTTCTGAAGCGCTTCAATCAGGTTCAGTTGTGGGTGGTGACGGAGGTCTGTCTGTGTGCAACGCTCAGCAAACGCGTTCAACTGCTCAAGAAGTTCATCAAGATAGCCGCCCA CTGTCGAGAGTTTAAGAATCTCAACTCTTTCTTCGCCATTATCATGGGCATGTGCAACCTTGCGGTCAGCCGACTCGGCCAAACATGGGag AAATTACCCAGTAAATTTAAGAAGTTCTACGCAGAGTTTGAAAGTTTACTG GATCCATCCAGGAATCACCGTGCATACCGCCTCACTGTTGCTAAAATGGAGCCGCCAATTATTCCCTTTATGCCCCTCCTCATTAAAG
- the rapgef4b gene encoding rap guanine nucleotide exchange factor 4-like isoform X2, producing MAALLAPPYGAMDSGTANERMPDKDNTDPLNFMSKNLNKVPSEKILRAEKVLRNAILARAPHMIRDRKYHLKTYRQCCVGTELVDWLLQQSSCVHSRGHAVGMWQVFLEEGVLNHVDHELNFQDKYLFYRFLDDEEEDGVLPSDDEKREAEEELQETLLFLSQIGPDAHMRMILRKPPGQRTAEDLEIIYDELLHIKALSHLSNTVKRELASVLIFESHAKAGTVLFNQGEEGTSWYIIQKGSVNVVIYGKGVVCTLHEGDDFGKLALVNDAPRAASIVLREDNCHFLRVDKEDFNRILRDVEANTVRLKEHDQDVLVLQKSLRPSGHGNIPVHFKYTVMSGTPEKILEHLLETMRLDIHFSEPDPALDDFVLMHCVFMPNSQLCPALLSHYHSQASQGSEQERLDYAVASKRRVLSLALRWAALQGHHLLEDDTMIGFLEELHGFVSNDARVLRPLKELLPDLEKIVKQYPDDARTSQKKHKVLLRQFSSGEERLVKKQPIRSFDDILLKVYCSDHTYTTIRVSVLATGREVISAVTDKLGSSEELLLINLSGSGEKQILKPNDVSVFQSLGVNGRLFVCSREQLDLLNPLPEQEGPSTGSMSSFELMSSKDLAFQMTQYDWELFSCVHEYELVYHTFSRQAYRRSTANLELFLKRFNQVQLWVVTEVCLCATLSKRVQLLKKFIKIAAHCREFKNLNSFFAIIMGMCNLAVSRLGQTWEKLPSKFKKFYAEFESLLDPSRNHRAYRLTVAKMEPPIIPFMPLLIKDMTFTNEGNRTFIDGLVNFEKMRLIANTVRAAKHCRSQPFNAEASLASKNPQDVRNYVRQLSVIDNQRRLSQLSFKLEPRRG from the exons ATGGCCGCACTTCTCGCCCCGCCGTACGGAGCCATGGATAGCGGCACTGCTAATGAAA GAATGCCAGACAAGGACAACACAGACCCTCttaattttatgtcaaaaaacCTCAACAAG GTCCCATCAGAAAAGATCCTGAGGGCAGAGAAAGTCTTACGTAATGCTATACTGGCCAGAGCTCCTCACATGATCAGAGACAgaaaatatcatcttaaaacctacag gcAGTGTTGTGTCGGCACTGAGCTGGTGGACTGGCTGCTTCAGCAGAGCTCATGTGTTCACAGTCGAGGTCATGCTGTGGGAATGTGGCAGGTATTTCTGGAGGAAGGAGTCTTAAACCACG TCGACCACGAGCTGAACTTTCAGGATAAGTACCTCTTTTATCGTTTCCTcgatgatgaggaggaggatggCGTGTTGCCTAGCGACGACGAGAAGCGTGAAGCTGAGGAGGAACTGCAGGAGAcactcctcttcctctctcagATCGGCCCTGATGCACACATGCGGATGATCCTCAGGAAACC GCCAGGTCAAAGAACCGCTGAAGATCTTGAGATCATATATGATGAACTGCTGCATATCAAAGCGCTCTCTCATCTCTCGAACACT GTGAAGAGAGAGCTCGCTAGCGTCCTTATCTTCGAGTCACATGCCAAAGCAGGCACTGTCT tgtttaaTCAGGGGGAGGAAGGCACGTCATGGTACATTATCCAGAAGGGATCTGTTAATGTTGTTATATACGGCAAG gGTGTGGTGTGTACATTACATGAAGGAGATGATTTTGGCAAACTGGCCCTGGTGAACGACGCCCCCCGCGCTGCCTCCATCGTCCTGAGAGAGGACAACTGCCACTTTCTGAGAGTGGACAAAGAGGACTTCAACCGAATACTCAGG GATGTTGAAGCAAACACAGTGCGTCTGAAGGAGCATGACCAGGATGTTCTTGTGTTGCAAAAGAGTCTCCGGCCCTCCGGCCATGGAAACATACCTGTCCACTTCAA GTACACTGTGATGTCTGGCACTCCAGAGAAGATTCTGGAGCATCTTCTGGAGACAATGCGACTGGACATTCATTTCTCTGAACCGG ATCCGGCTCTGGATGACTTTGTGCTCATGCACTGTGTCTTCATGCCCAACAGTCAGCTGTGTCCTGCCCTCCTGTCTCA CTATCACTCTCAGGCTTCTCAGGGCTCAGAGCAGGAGCGTCTAGACTACGCCGTGGCCAGCAAGAGACGGGTGCTCAGTCTGGCTCTTCGCTGGGCTGCCCTGCAGGGCCACCATCTGCTGGAGGACGACACAATGATCGGCTTTCTGGAG GAGCTGCACGGGTTCGTATCGAATGATGCAAGAGTTTTGCGTCCGCTGAAGGAGCTTCTGCCCGACCTGGAGAAGATTGTTAAGCAGTA TCCAGATGATGCAAGAACTTCTCAAAAAAAG CATAAAGTTCTCCTGAGACAGTTCAGCTCTGGGGAAGAGAGGCTCGTGAAAAAgcaaccaatcaggagctttgATGACA TACTCTTAAAGGTTTACTGCAGTGACCACACGTACACCACCATCCGCGTTTCTGTGTTGGCCACGGGGAGAGAGGTCATCTCCGCAGTGACGGATAAACTGGGATCCAGTGAGGAGCTGCTCTTAATAAACCTCAGCGGATCTGGAG AAAAGCAGATTTTAAAGCCCAATGACGTGTCAGTGTTCCAGTCGCTGGGAGTGAATGGACGACTGTTTGTCTGCTCCAGAGAACAGCTCGACTTACTG AATCCTCTTCCAGAGCAAGAGGGTCCGTCCACAGGGTCTATGTCCAGTTTTGAGCTGATGAGTTCTAAAGATCTGGCCTTCCAGATGACTCAGTACGACTGGGAACTTTTCAGCTGCGTGCATGAG TACGAGCTGGTGTATCACACATTCAGCCGTCAAGCATACAGGCGCTCCACGGCCAATCTGGAGCTGTTTCTGAAGCGCTTCAATCAGGTTCAGTTGTGGGTGGTGACGGAGGTCTGTCTGTGTGCAACGCTCAGCAAACGCGTTCAACTGCTCAAGAAGTTCATCAAGATAGCCGCCCA CTGTCGAGAGTTTAAGAATCTCAACTCTTTCTTCGCCATTATCATGGGCATGTGCAACCTTGCGGTCAGCCGACTCGGCCAAACATGGGag AAATTACCCAGTAAATTTAAGAAGTTCTACGCAGAGTTTGAAAGTTTACTG GATCCATCCAGGAATCACCGTGCATACCGCCTCACTGTTGCTAAAATGGAGCCGCCAATTATTCCCTTTATGCCCCTCCTCATTAAAG
- the rin2b gene encoding LOW QUALITY PROTEIN: ras and Rab interactor 2 (The sequence of the model RefSeq protein was modified relative to this genomic sequence to represent the inferred CDS: inserted 2 bases in 1 codon) — translation MATDSALQPSRLDRTSSYLQLVDAFAYSLGELEQQMVYAQETDEDPDPSLFVQIEVEMSGVCLEYPGADGDVVGTSVSVLEKLIHTHPIWLLLSIDQQEATNILLKQPAGVFLVWRSHVLQKKVLSFHVDETSDSVIHIPVKESQYTFSLEESGISFADLFHLVAFYCISRDILPSTLKLPDAVGSAETLSDLHEVAQRGAAFWKSALNRQHKKLCIPDGFLDHERGPFSDISQIEDQTGLFLNTSEGGKNCASALSFINPVFYQQQHPAGNTVVIAKDPTTANGKSGPPPPPRPPPPRILVRRPSPPGPRSMPLNINFNRLSQRSKSGSKGSKQSSSKKPPPRPPQAPDIDNYRCTIALDDETISRALSRANLPHTPLNQTNKNVLQQWTGPEEKGRSSSGRSFSTSSSDSLDSPPKPLPLSLFPSTAPGLSTDDSSGEYEEEEEDYGVGLEKDLHLRLSASRKSKKIMAVELAGARPRSFVILPQAFRGRFRKVRGVLNVLATPERRILLRIIELAQDKGSYFGCLVQDYVSFVQENKNCQSSSQDLLKTLRQFMTQMKAYLIQSSEINPPIESYIPEDQIDAVLEKAMHKCVLKPLYGSVQSALHEFQVASGSWGKLQENLALAKTKKPRELGANAARPPDSHAIHRIRRKLTAMCRMYSPERKIVVLLKVCKLIYSIMQDQTVRLFGADDFLPMLTYVLVQCDMPQLDTEIMYMMELIDPPQLHGEGGYYLTSAYGAMSLIKNFQEEQAALVLSSTTRDTLHQWHQRRTMLKDLPSVDDFQNFLRVALRTPDSGCTAKTLQVRPYATTEEVCRLCALKFHVSDPENYGLFLFTDESSQQLTADTRPQWIKAELHSRPNPPSFHFVYRGXTNISRCLLAHQNHGNCHKDKTSKRTA, via the exons ATGGCAACAGACTCTGCATTACAGCCCAGTCGTTTGGACCGCACCAGTAGCTACCTCCAG TTGGTGGATGCTTTTGCATATTCACTGGGTGAACTGGAGCAACAAATGGTTTATGCACAGGAGACAGATGAAGATCCAGATCCCTCTTTGTTCGTACA GATCGAGGTAGAGATGAGCGGTGTGTGTCTGGAGTATCCTGGGGCTGATGGAGATGTTGTGGGCACGAGTGTGAGTGTGTTGGAAAAACTGATACACACACATCCCATCTGGCTTCTGCTTTCCATCGACCAGCAAGAGGCGACAAACATTCTACTGAAACAACCAGCTGGG GTGTTTTTGGTGTGGAGATCCCATGTCTTACAGAAGAAGGTCTTGTCTTTCCACGTGGATGAAACCTCAGATTCGGTCATACACATCCCTGTTAAAGAGAGCCAGTACA CATTTTCTCTGGAGGAATCAGGAATCAGTTTTGCTGACCTGTTTCATCTTGTGGCCTTTTATTGTATAAGCAG gGACATTTTGCCATCCACCCTGAAGCTTCCGGATGCCGTTGGCTCAGCTGAAACTCTTTCTGATCTGCATGAGGTTGCCCAGCGAGGGGCAG cGTTTTGGAAGTCTGCTCTCAACCGTCAACACAAGAAACTTTGTATCCCAGACGGTTTTCTGGATCACGAGAGAGGACCATTCTCTGACATCTCACAGATTGAGGATCAAACTGGCCTTTTCCTAAATACTTCAGAAGGTGGAAAAAATTGCGCCAGTGCTTTGTCTTTTATCAACCCGGTCTTTTATCAACAACAGCATCCCGCTGGAAACACAGTCGTGATTGCAAAGGACCCGACAACAGCCAACGGAAAATCTGGTCCGCCTCCTCCACCAAGACCTCCGCCACCACGTATTTTGGTTCGTAGACCTTCACCTCCTGGTCCGAGAAGTATGCCGTTAAACATCAACTTTAACAGACTCAGCCAGAGATCCAAGTCTGGCTCCAAGGGATCCAAACAATCCTCTTCCAAAAAACCTCCGCCACGACCTCCTCAAGCTCCAGATATTGACAATTACCGCTGCACCATTGCATTGGACGACGAAACGATCTCTAGAGCCCTGTCCCGAGCCAACCTGCCCCACACTCCCTTAAACCAAACCAACAAAAACGTCCTACAGCAATGGACAGGACCTGAAGAGAAAGGACGAAGCTCGAGCGGCCGAAGTTTTTCCACTTCATCATCTGACTCTCTGGATTCTCCTCCAAAGCCTCTCCCGTTGAGCCTGTTCCCAAGCACGGCTCCCGGCCTCTCCACGGATGACAGCAGTGGTGAGTAcgaggaagaagaggaagactACGGTGTGGGGCTTGAGAAAGACCTGCATCTCCGGCTTAGTGCTTCCCGCAAGTCAAAGAAAATAATGGCGGTGGAATTAGCGGGGGCTCGTCCGAGATCGTTCGTTATTTTACCACAGGCGTTTAGGGGACGCTTCCGGAAGGTCCGAGGTGTCCTCAATGTTCTGGCTACACCTGAGAGACGCATCTTGCTGCGGATCATTGAGCTAGCACAGGATAAAGGTTCTTACTTTGGGTGTCTGGTGCAAGACTACGTGAGCTTTGTGCAGGAGAATAAAAACTGCCAATCGTCCAGCCAAGATCTTCTGAAGACACTACGACAGTTCATGACCCAGATGAAGGCCTATCTCATACAGAGCTCAGAGATTAACCCACCCATTGAGTCTTACATACCTGAAGACCAGATCG ATGCAGTGTTGGAAAAGGCCATGCACAAATGTGTGCTGAAACCTCTGTACGGTTCAGTGCAGTCGGCCCTGCATGAGTTCCAGGTGGCCAGTGGGTCGTGGGGGAAGCTCCAAGAGAATCTGGCCCTGGCCAAGACCAAAAAACCCAGAGAACTGGGGGCGAACGCAGCCAGGCCACCAGACAGCCACGCCATCCATCGGATACGCAGAAAACTTACAGCTATGTGCAGGATGTACTCGCCCGAGAGGAAGATCGTGGTTCTGTTGAAAGTGTGCAAACTCATCTACAGCATTATGCAAGATCAAACAG TGCGGCTGTTCGGAGCGGATGATTTTCTGCCCATGTTGACATACGTGTTGGTCCAGTGTGACATGCCTCAGCTGGACACAGAGATCATGTACATGATGGAGCTGATAGATCCACCACAGCTACACGGAGAAG gTGGTTATTACCTCACTAGTGCGTATGGAGCGATGTCACTCATCAAGAACTTCCAGGAAGAGCAGGCTGCCCTAGTCCTCAGTTCAACAACACGCGACACACTCCACCAGTGGCACCAACGGCGGACCATGCTCAAAGATCTGCCCTCTGTGGATGACTTTCAG aatTTCTTGCGTGTGGCTTTGCGGACGCCGGACAGCGGCTGCACAGCTAAAACCCTGCAGGTTCGGCCGTACGCCACCACGGAAGAGGTGTGCCGCCTTTGTGCCCTCAAATTCCACGTGTCCGATCCTGAAAACTACGGCCTTTTTCTCTTTACGGACGAAAGCAGCCAGCAGCTGACCGCAGACACACGTCCTCAGTGGATTAAAGCAGAACTACATAGTCGGCCAAACCCTCcgtcttttcattttgtttacagaGG CACAAACATAAGCAGATGCTTGCTTGCCCATCAGAATCATGGAAACTGCCATAAAGACAAAACCAGCAAGAGAACTGCGTAA
- the dtd1 gene encoding D-aminoacyl-tRNA deacylase 1 produces MKAIIQRVTKASVTVGEEQISSIGRGLCVLFGISVTDTQKDVDYMVRKILNLRVFEDENGRAWSHSVMGRELEVLCVSQFTLQCILKGNKPDFHSAMPAEQAQPFYNNILEQLRQAYKPELIKDGQFGAYMQVHIQNDGPVTIQLESPTGPTDPRLLSKQEKQQQRKEKTRSKGPSESGREKGALPSKADPSASSGAEGDVSSEQEP; encoded by the exons ATGAAGGCGATCATTCAAAGAGTAACGAAGGCAAGCGTAACTG ttGGGGAAGAGCAAATCAGCTCCATAGGGAGAGGACTCTGCGTTTTATTTGGCATCTCAGTAACGGACACACAAAAGGATGTTGACTACAT GGTACGGAAGATTCTGAACCTGCGTGTGTTTGAGGATGAGAATGGCCGTGCGTGGAGCCACAGTGTTATGGGCAGAGAGCTGGAGGTGTTGTGTGTGAGTCAGTTTACTCTTCAGTGTATACTCAAGGGAAATAAACCAGACTTCCATTCTGCAATGCCAGCTGAACAGGCCCAGCCCTTCTATAACAACATTCTGGAGCAGCTGAGACAAGCATACAAACCAGAACTTATCAAAG ATGGACAGTTTGGTGCATATATGCAGGTACACATTCAAAACGATGGACCTGTGACCATTCAACTGGAATCTCCTACTGGCCCCACAGACCCCAGACTG CTGTCTAAACAAGAAAAGCAACagcagagaaaagagaaaacacgATCAAAAGGCCCGTCGGAGTCTGGCAGAGAGAAGGGAGCATTACCCTCTAAAGCGGACCCCAGCGCCAGCAGTGGAGCCGAGGGGGACGTGTCATCTGAACAAGAACCGTAG